The region TTCGGGATCGAGCCCCGCTTCGAGGGCCTGGGCCGGATCGAGTCGTGTCGGAGCTTTGCAGTGGGGGCAGAGGCGTCGGGCCAGGCGCTGGGCCAGGACCCCCAGGAGGGTCGAAGCCAGGAGATAACTCTCGATTCCCATATCCATAAGCCGGGTGATGGCGGAGGTGGCGTCGTTGGTATGGAGTGTCGAGAGCATCAGGTGCCCGGTCAGAGAAGCCTGCACGGCGATCTGGGCGGTTTCCCGGTCCCGGATCTCCCCTACCATCACCACATCGGGGTCCTGGCGCAAAATGGAGCGCAGCCCCGAGGCGAAAGTCAGCCCCACCTTTTCGTTGACCTGGATCTGGTTGATGTTTTCAGCGTTATACTCGACGGGATCTTCGATGGTGATGAGGTTTTTATCGGGGGAGTTAATGGTTTGCAAAAAAGAGTGTAGGGTCGTCGATTTTCCCGAACCGGTGGGGCCGGTGACGAGGATCATCCCGTGGGAGTGGGTCAGGAGCCGATTGAAGGCTTCGGTGAGCTCCGGATCAAAGCCGAGCTCTTCGAGACCGGGGATATGCTCGCTCTGCATCAAGATCCGCATAACCACCCGTTCGCCATGATAGGTGGGAAGCACCGAGACCCGCACATCCAGTGTATTGCCGGAGATGCTCACCTGGGTGCGTCCATCCTGGGGGGTCCGCTTTTCGGAGATGTCGAGGCTGGAGATGACCTTGATCCGGTTGATCACGAGCTGGGTGATCCGCCGATCTAGGTCCAAGTGTTTTTTGAGAGCCCCGTCGATTCGGAGGCGAACTTCCCCCTTGCGCTCATGGGATTCGATATGGATGTCGCTGGCTCCTTTCTTGATTGCTTGGAAAAAGAGGGAGTTGACCAGCTTGATGACCGGCGCTGAGGCTTCGCTGGAGAGGAGATCCTGGGCGTTCTGGATAAACTCCAGTAGCTCCGACTCCGCTTCGATCAGTTCCTCTGAACCCGTTTCCATCTCCTCGAAGTCATTACTGGTTTGAAGTTCGAGAAATTTGTTTTTGAGGCGGTCAAAACTCTCTTTATCGGTCTGATAGGCCGGAATCTTCAGTCCCAGACGTGCCAATTGGTTGAGTCCCTCGGCCATATGCTCCGGGTGGAGGATTGCCACGGGTTTCTCATCGATCAGTGCAAAGAGGAGATGATGCTTCAGGGCGGTTTTATGATCGATCTCTTCGCTCCACCAAGGTTCGAAGTCTCGGTCTTTTAGCTGGGGAATCCGCATTGTCTCTTCCATCAGGGTCTGGAGTTGAGAATGCTTAGAGGGTTTTGGGAACCGGTGCCCGCCTGAGGATGAGGGACAGCACTTCCCGGATGCATATTTTGCTGCTGCGCCGCGTTTTTGTCGAACATTTGATTGTATCCTGTGTTCCCCCGATGACGCATCCGTTCCCTAATGAAGCGGCTATAGCGATGTTGGATCGACTCCAGGTTACTTAGGAAGTGGCGCAAGCGGGTAAGATCAGAACTTCTCCTCACAACATAGGGGGTGAGGTAAATGACCAGATCGACTTTGCGCTGAGCGGTCCCCTCATCCCGGAAAAGACGCCCGATAATGGGGATATCACCGAAGAAGGGGACTTTGTTGTGGGCTGCTCCTGTAAGATTCTTTATCAGGCCTCCGAGAATGACCGTCTGTCCGTTGCGCACGGTGGCGTTGGTGGTGATGGTCCGTTTGGTTGTCGTGGGGGTGGGGCTGTTGTACCCGCTGCTGTCATCCACATCTTCGATGATGGCATCGACTTTGAGGGCCACTTTGTTGTTGCTGGAAAGTCTCGGTTTGACTTTGAGGGTCAGACCGATATCTTCCCGTTCATAATTGTTGCGGGAGAGGTCATTTTTGTTGTCACCGGCGGTGGAACTGGTGAGGATGGACCGGGTCTCTCCGACAAAGAGTTCCGATTCCATATTATTGGTACAGAGGATGGAGGGTTCACTCAAAACGTGGGCTGCACCGTCTTGCTGAAGAAGGTCGATATTGATTCCGAGGGCAAAGAGGGATTTGACATCGCTCAATGAAAAGGCATTGTCATCGCTTTGTTGGACGAGGGACATAAGTCTTTGGGATATATTGACCGCTTCACCGCCCATATTGCCTCCGACGGAAATGAGCCCGTGAGAAGTGAGCCATCCTCCCGTGATCCCGTATTTGGCTCCAATGGCTCTTGCTTTTTTACTGTTGATCTCCACGACACGGGCTTTAATAAAGACTTGGGGTTTTTCCACATCGATGCGGTGGATGACCTGCATAATGTTTTGATACTGTTCTCCCGTGGCGAGGACGATGAGGGCGTTACGCTCGACATCGGCGACTACCATCGCTTTTTGGGGGGCTCCTTTGCCTCTGTGTGCGTTTTTGGTACTCATGTTGTTCATCTGGGCCACCAGTTTGCCCAGGATCTTCTCCATATCTTCCACATTGGAGTTTTTGAGGGGGATCACGTACATCTTTTGGGTGACACTCTGGCCTTCCCGATCCAATTGATGGATATATTCGGCCATTTTTTTTACATTGCGTTCATTACCCACGAGGATGATGGAGTTGCTGGCCTCATCTTTGAAAACTCCGACCTTCTCACTGGGAATAGTCTGAGGGAAGAGCTGTTTGGCCATACTCGCGGCGTTGGCGTAAACGTCTTTAACGCCAGCATGTTTGAGCTTGACGACCATGGAACCTTTCTGGCCAGCCGTTTCAATCGAGTCGATAAG is a window of Nitratifractor salsuginis DSM 16511 DNA encoding:
- a CDS encoding GspE/PulE family protein; its protein translation is MRIPQLKDRDFEPWWSEEIDHKTALKHHLLFALIDEKPVAILHPEHMAEGLNQLARLGLKIPAYQTDKESFDRLKNKFLELQTSNDFEEMETGSEELIEAESELLEFIQNAQDLLSSEASAPVIKLVNSLFFQAIKKGASDIHIESHERKGEVRLRIDGALKKHLDLDRRITQLVINRIKVISSLDISEKRTPQDGRTQVSISGNTLDVRVSVLPTYHGERVVMRILMQSEHIPGLEELGFDPELTEAFNRLLTHSHGMILVTGPTGSGKSTTLHSFLQTINSPDKNLITIEDPVEYNAENINQIQVNEKVGLTFASGLRSILRQDPDVVMVGEIRDRETAQIAVQASLTGHLMLSTLHTNDATSAITRLMDMGIESYLLASTLLGVLAQRLARRLCPHCKAPTRLDPAQALEAGLDPEGRYYRAVGCSQCDYTGYRGRQAVGELFLIDDEVKNMMDKGLNDHEIRERMKATGMRTISDRLREMVIEGSTSYEEALRVGLMDG
- the gspD gene encoding type II secretion system secretin GspD, with product MKFNKQLLITTLISFSLLWGQVETSNGGIKLNIRNMGVQQFVEMIGKITGKNILINGSLKGKINFIANHPIKKDSLFSLANSILASKGYALIDHGDFMEVVKASEAASMGLKVDKSVQGETMKTVLFPLKSSNAAVIRAKIRPLLGRNAKAVSFKENNVLAITAYPKTLKSIKMLIDSIETAGQKGSMVVKLKHAGVKDVYANAASMAKQLFPQTIPSEKVGVFKDEASNSIILVGNERNVKKMAEYIHQLDREGQSVTQKMYVIPLKNSNVEDMEKILGKLVAQMNNMSTKNAHRGKGAPQKAMVVADVERNALIVLATGEQYQNIMQVIHRIDVEKPQVFIKARVVEINSKKARAIGAKYGITGGWLTSHGLISVGGNMGGEAVNISQRLMSLVQQSDDNAFSLSDVKSLFALGINIDLLQQDGAAHVLSEPSILCTNNMESELFVGETRSILTSSTAGDNKNDLSRNNYEREDIGLTLKVKPRLSSNNKVALKVDAIIEDVDDSSGYNSPTPTTTKRTITTNATVRNGQTVILGGLIKNLTGAAHNKVPFFGDIPIIGRLFRDEGTAQRKVDLVIYLTPYVVRRSSDLTRLRHFLSNLESIQHRYSRFIRERMRHRGNTGYNQMFDKNAAQQQNMHPGSAVPHPQAGTGSQNPLSILNSRP